DNA from Ananas comosus cultivar F153 linkage group 12, ASM154086v1, whole genome shotgun sequence:
aatgcatgtgagGATCATGAAAGCAATTTTGTTGGTAAAGTCATGGAGGATGGTCTTAATTAATAAACTCTTGGTTATGCAATCTGAATCCAATCCTCAAGTTCTTAATGtgaagtgtatatatatatatatacatatattttttttagagtgcCAAAAAAACAAGTGATTGCTCCATTTAAAAAGAAGTGTGTGTTGGAAAGAGAGATATTgacgcagagagagagagatcattgCATGAACCATGGtctatatacacacacatatatatattaaatatataatacatatatgaGTTTatctagaatactattgataataaataaatagtgttaattaattatcaacTTTTTAGTCCTTCAGTAGATCTATACTATTTCACCTACAACcactaaattttagatattcaagaatttgaaataaatatatatagtaaacatTGTTTTTTCACTAtcaaaagtattctagctaGCTTCATTCTATAGTTAATTTATACATAAACATTAATACATTTTgataatctttttattattattattattactccCTAACATATATGCACGTAGTTGTAAAAATAACAGCGTTAAAGAACCTACTATTCTTTACATTCAAAAAActagttataatttttgagaTATAGGATATTAGCATCAAAAAACATATACCTAACAATTTATCTCTAGATTGTATATATGGACACAATATATGGTTTTTAATTTATGGAGTACCTGGTGTATAGAGCTTGGTTCATGCAataattcatttctttctcttctATTGTCCAATATAATTGcatggctctctctctctctctctctctcttattcctTTGTATTTAAAAAGCTCCTAGTGACTATTATAAGAATAATTCCTCCAaaaagactctctctctctctctctctctctctctctctctctctctctctctctctcatattttATCAAAGGCACACTTGAAGTCGGTGGCTTTTATCACTGTATTGGAATAACATCCCATGGCTTtcatatatagagaagagaagcattgagagagagagagagagagagagagggggggggagaCCAACTTAATATATTAAAGCCCTTCtccatatatatagtaaaaaaaaaagaaaaagaaaaaaaagggggagcTAGAAGAACCCTATTCCTCCAAATATcctccttttttaaaaaaagaaaacaataaaattttttctctcCCTTGAATCTCTTGCATCAATTCTATACCAGGatacagagagaaagagagaaaatatatttgtagagagagagaagaaacaaagaaacaaagaaagagagaaagaaagaaagaatcaTGTTCCCTTCCaagaagcctctctctctctctctctctctctatatatatatatatataactccctcttcttattcttattctctcatctctctatatagcTGTTCTTGATGAATCTACAGTTTATGAACttgataagattttttttttttttttggcttttttttggttgtttttggTTGTGTAGAGGCTACACCAAAGACCATCATGAGAGTTATGGGAGTTAAGGGTCTCACTCTCTACCACCTTAAGAGCCATCtccaggtatatatatatatatattttgtatatataagtttaattattttgttataaCATGAACTTAAGTAAAATTAGGGTTTCTtcagtttcttcttcttcttcttccctctctctctctctaaatatatatatatatatatgtatttatattaaGTTGTTTGTTTAACAATTTTGTTGTAGAAATTCAGGCTAGGGAAGCAACCACACAAGGAATTCAACGATCACTCGGTAAAGGATGGTAAGAGAAGTTAAATTAAATCATCGTAGCTACACAAATAATTTCTCgatcccccctctctctctatgtatatttatatgatgtttttttgcttttctttagcTAAATAAAAGTTGCTCTTAACATATATTTACCcttttactaatttttcatttttcttgttaAGTTCGCAAATTACATATATACTGTTTATAATCGATCTTCACGTATCGATCACAAAGCTGTACTGTTCTTGACTATTGCAGCTGCTAATATGAGCATGCAAAGAAATGCGCCGTCTTCATCGAGCATCATGGGTCGATCCATGAACGAGTAAGTTGCGAGTATAATCGACTcaaaaaaattaaccaaaaatTAAGTGTGATTATATATTTACAAACTTTTATCGAAATACTTTGGTATTGAGATTGTTGGAGGCCTTTAAATCATGTAGCAGGAATGTGCACATAACCGAAGCAATACGGATGCAAATGGAAGTCCAAAGAAGATTACATGAACAGTTAGAGGTAAATTATAtaagattaatatttcttttgctTAATAATTAGTGTAACAATTAACACACTTACTAATTAATcaagctaatttttttatttgtgtgaTGAGTGTAGGTGCAAAAACATCTTCAAATGAGGATTGAAGCTCAAGGGAAGTACATGCAAACTATATTAGAGAAAGCTTATGAGACTCTCCAAGGAGATAGTAACATTGGCTTGGGAGGCTACACCAAAGCTTTAGGAAATAATACGCAAGGAGTTATCGACATGGTCTCCATGAAAGAAATGGCTTCTCCCATGTGCTTTCCTTCTCTCCAAGACCTTCACTTGTATGGCGGAGATCATCTAGAAATTCCACAGCAAATCGAGCGACCCCTCGACATGTTCTTCCCTACAAACGAAAGCATTGCGATGGGAAGCAAGAAGAGGCCCTACCCTTACGGATCGAACGGTAAGAGCCCCATGATTTGGGCTGACGATCTTCGTCTTCAAGAATTGGGTTCTCAAGAAGAAGCATCTAAGTGTGATCAGCTTCAAATTGCACCATCCATGATGGATAGCAGCATCGATATGGGTTCGATGGCGAACGTGTATGAATCGAAGCCAATGCTAGATATCACGGGGAATAAGAAGTTCGAGGGCACGTCGAAGCTCGATAGGCCATCTCCATGAAGAGCTATTGGAAACTCGCGCTTTGTTTCTAATAAGGAAGTGAGGTTTGTAATTCTACAAATATAATTGGTTCTTATGATCAAGTAATTGGATCAAGAGTAAGAGTTAGTGTTAGGATTGATTGTACGCGTTAGGTATTGATGCTATTAGAGTTGCTAATTAAGACATTTATAATTTGCGGCCTTTTGGCGTCTCTTGACCAAGGATGAGCTTAAAATATGCATGTAAATTATTTAGTTCTCTTGTAtgaatttagcaaaaaaaaaagaaacaccaTTGATagcatatgtatttatatacaCGAGTAAATAAACTCCTGGTACTAGCACTATGACATTAACTTGAGTAAATTGCTCGAGTATCATGCGAGAATCGATTCCTTTTAGCTTTAACTCCTGTTAGCTACTTTTGCCATCCTATCTACTTAATGTTGTCGGCATACGTAGTTTAATTTTAGATGTAAATTTGAATAACATAACcctaaatttaatttccaaagaATATGcctctatattatttatatccAAAATTCTAGATTCATATTATCACAGTTCTCTTGAGGAGTTTCATgttattatctatatattaaattaGGCTATTTCTATTTTGTTGTTGGATATATGCTCTCTCTGttgtttacttttaattttcaaaGCAGAAACTGCATTGTAACCTTGAAATTAATACCCCAGaacatgtgtgtgtgtatatatatatatgcatgcctCCTTTACTATATGCttagaatgaaaataaataaactcaAAGAATTTAATTATGCTAATCAATCACTTTTCATGTTTTGCACTAATCAGTTTATTTAGCTCCTGAACTACAAAGTTATAGGGTGCATTTTGTCTCATGGCAATACCAAACTATATATATGGCTTagataattacaaattttttaaaaagagagaaattaaaaagaaataaagctaaCTAGCTAGCTCATAAAATAGTCATCTTGCTACTAactttttatcatatatatatgtatgcatatgtATGGTAAGTTCACTGTTTCTTTGTTGAGTAGAAACTAGGGATTAAACTTCCCATGCCTCATGTTTAGTAATTTGAATTCCATATCAAAAGAATAACACAATTAATTACATATTGGATAATAATCTTTATTCACTAGTGATGCTTCACATCTCCCAAGCTatatagctagctagctaggttaattaattaattattaagctGAGTGTGCTGTGATTAGAGTATTACTCTTTAGCTGTTATGGAGATTTAGTTGTGGTGTTTCCCAATGCATGCAGGAACCCTTTTTGGCCTTTGCCTTTATGTTAGTTGGCCCTAGTTATTAGTTACTCTCATCATTGCATGCAATGAGCTTCTAAAGATTACATGCATGTGACACCTTCTTTAGGGGagggcaaaaaaaagaaaagaaaagaagaagaacaattACATGTATTTGTATTACTCCATTGCACCCTACATGGTGCATATACCtgcaaaagtatatattttctatctctacctatatgtatatatatcttctaTCATTGTATAATGTGTGCATGTGTAtaagtatgtatgtatgtatatttgcATGTttctatgtatatatgtaccCAAAAGATTGTtccagttttttttaaaaaaaaggaaagaagaaaatgtAGTTTTAACACTGTCATTCTCATGCATGGCGGAGAGCATTTTGAACCATGGCAAGAAATTTACATGGAAGGTACTTAGAGAGGTAAAGGATAAAGATTTAACACATCAAATGTTTACTAATGCATATAGTTAAGCTCACAAATTCATAAAATTGAGGGTGCTTAGGATCAGCCTGTTTGGAAGTTGGAATAAGTTTTCTCTAGTGTGATTGTAAGagaaaagtttgatttttggtcCTAATTAAAAGGTCTTAATATTCATGATTTGATAGGATAATATATTTCACCTACAAAATGatttttcttattaaaaaaaaatgacttgaaagcTGAATATACTACCTAATTCTAGACATTTAATTAATCATACTCCTTATCTATCGAAAGTACAAAAGTTTGTCAAgtaaatcataaaaatataccgaataagatatttatgcatTCAAGCAGAACCTGTATGTCATATTATTCAAGAGAAAAATTGAAAGTGCACAACCAAATTATATGTAGTTTTTCATGTAGTGCCaaagtgcatatatatataaatatgtttgAAAGATTTAGCATGAGTGATGACCATTTATATGAATTGTTGGGTATTTTTCTTGTTTTGCTCTTCTTTTTGTTGAGCAAGGCAAAGGGAGAGGGGGACAAAGAGTATCTCCTCTTTCTTTATATCTTCTTTTCCCCATAGCCCTACATATTATCACTCTCCCATATTCCATTCCATGAGAATCAAAAGGAGAGTATAAGTacatgtatgcatgtatgtagtgttcctctctctctctctctctctctacacttgGAGAAGCTTTTGTGCTTTCCTTTCTTTTGGTCTTggtagagaaaaagagagagagagagagagagatggtgcaGTTGCCTTTATTGGTCTCAGAGAAATGTAAGGGAGGCATGCAAGTTGgcaagagaaagaaagaatgaaagagagagagagagagagaaagaatgaaagagagagatagagagagagagagatctagagaaagaaagagagggagagagatataAAGGGAGAGAACAGTGCCCAAGAGAGTGCAATTCTCAAGGAAGCTTCTTGTAAGTTTAGGATGGGGCAAGGTGATGGGGTGCCTTTAAATTCCAAAAGTTTGTGTGGTCTCAcaaagagggagggagagagagagagagtgtgagagagaagGAATAGTACATTACATAAAGGGGGAGGTTTAAGGCTCATTTCCCAATGGAAATCAACTGTGGGGTGTTCAAATTAAGCACCTTGGATTCTGCAACTGTGGGTCTATATATtgctcaagagagagagagagagagagagagagacatcaAGAGATGCATGAAAAGTAGAGCTAATGAGGGAGGAAGCTTCGCTTCTTTTGGAGATCATATTGGTGGTTAATTAATTGCAGTGGCCAGTGTAAGTGCCAGGCATAGATTTGTCTCAGAAAGAAAGATTGGAGAGTAATTAAGGCATATGCCTAGGGCACTACTACTGCTTAAAGGTTCCCTAGAGCTAATGATGACCCCTTGGACTACTTGTTACTAAGTTAAGAGCAATATTAATATAACATATGTTGATGTGTTACATGCTTTAATAAGTTCACAATTGTGTAGTCCATATTTGTACATACACCAGTATGCAACGACAATCTAAATAATACTGTCTATATAAGCGGTTGATGTATGCATGTTGATCGAGGCATTAATTGTCGCAAGTACATTCACGTATGTGTAGTACAGAACAACACATTAACGATAATTGCGACAACTCACAAGAGGTACATAAATATTTCACCATTTTATTGCCACTAATTATGGGCTAGCTGTCGATGTGCTAACATACTGATGTGCCACATAAAAATTCACTGGTGGAGTGCAAACataaactagtatatatattagctaTAGTAGTGGTGATTCGCGAGagttattcaaatatttttctaataacgTTGCTCTTATAAGTTGCCGATGTGCTAACATATTGATGTTTATGCAGACTCACCTGTGCAATACATGCCATGCTAATACATTAGCAATAATAGCGATAAACCAGTTGTGACCCACGAAGGATGCCCAAAGTATTTTCctttgttggcattcggttaaatcgaatcgggtgcgcTCATAATCGGGCTCGATCTGACGGTTATTATATTGTCTAATTGGActagaattaatctcgcttttaaattagaaagctaattaaagataaattctaaccatattaggataacaattatgAATTGATTTGGTCTTATCTCTTACGTAcctattagaattttaaaatccttataaatatacgggcAATCTCACataagatgaaataagaaaGACAACAAGAAAACCAAGAGAGAAACATAGAAACCTCATCTTTCATTAATCTATTATTCTAGAAGGTCTTGAACAATGGATTAGAGATTGTGCTCGTTTGTAATTCGATCTACTGTGAGTTTGGAGCGTTAGAAGACTTTTTTGGACGATCTGAGGatacgtgaatcaacctctacgatccgggcTCGTCGCGTTCTGACGCGAATCGTTTCTGCTAAAAAATACGAATGAATATTTTCGCTGCGTTCTACACCCTTTAATGCTGAATCGACTATCGATGTGCTAAAATACTGATACGCGCGTCACACAGATTTGTTTGTACAATACAAGCCAGTACATGCATCATCGATAGTAAGAGATCACACAAAGAATACCCTTATAAATAAGCATTTCCCTTATGCATATAGTTTCTTTGTCATAAATAGGTGGAATATAAAATTCAAGGTTATTTACATCAAGATTCCTCTTTTCTGACa
Protein-coding regions in this window:
- the LOC109718107 gene encoding myb family transcription factor APL (The sequence of the model RefSeq protein was modified relative to this genomic sequence to represent the inferred CDS: added 199 bases not found in genome assembly), with the translated sequence MFPSKKPPTMNNNNSHHDHQRPMSSCGAVQADSGLVLTTDPKPRLRWTVELHDRFVDAVTQLGGPDKATPKTIMRVMGVKGLTLYHLKSHLQKFRLGKQPHKEFNDHSVKDAANMSMQRNAPSSSSIMGRSMNDRNVHITEAIRMQMEVQRRLHEQLEVQKHLQMRIEAQGKYMQTILEKAYETLQGDSNIGLGGYTKALGNNTQGVIDMVSMKEMASPMCFPSLQDLHLYGGDHLEIPQQIERPLDMFFPTNESIAMGSKKRPYPYGSNGKSPMIWADDLRLQELGSQEEASKCDQLQIAPSMMDSSIDMGSMANVYESKPMLDITGNKKFEGTSKLDRPSP